Genomic window (Candidatus Nitrosocosmicus franklandus):
TGGGATTTTAACTCTTCGTTAGCTTTTCTTAATTTTTCTATCGTTTCTCTTAATTCTCTTGTCTTTTGCTTTATAGCATCATTTAGGAATCTATTCCATCTTAGTAGAAGAATAGCCGTTATCAGCGAAATAGCAATAATTACACCAATAATAGTAAAACTGGCAATGGTTTGATTTTCAACCAGAGACGCTACATCTTCGGCAAGAGTGTTTGGTACTGTTATAAATAATGTCCCAACTCTATAATTAAAATCATTATTGCTTATTTGAGGACCCCAAACAGATTCGTATGCTATGGTGGTACTAGTATTTTCAAAATCAAATTGCTCGACACCACTTTGCGATGAAAACGCCACGTTAATTATTTCGTTAAATTCTTTTTCCTTGTCTTTTAAGACTGATTCTAAATATTCTTGAAAATCAGTTCCGAAATAGTTCTTGCCTAAATAGGTTTGATTAGTTGTATGTATTATAGTTCCATTTCTGTCAAGAAAGCTAATATCGCCATTAAATTTTGGGTGTACAAGATCTTCAAGAAATTTTCCAAGTTTTTCTGCGGCTATGGCAGAAACAACAACACCTTTAAAAGACGATAAAGTAATGTTTTGAACCGAATCTGGAACTCCAGCAAATCCTCCTGCCTCGATAATCTCTTGTCTCTGTGTAGGATCTATTTCAAAGACAGGAGTAGAGATATACATTCTAGGAACGTTATCATTGGAATCCAAAACAGTGCTTATGAAAAAGCTGCCATTTTGTTTTGGAACCTGAAAGTAGTCCCGATGACTTAGGTTTATGCCTTTGAAATCAGGAAAAATTCCTTTATCTATTTCACTATATGTAGCTATTGTACCATTTTCATTCAAAAAATAATAACCATCTGTCACATTGTGTGAAGAAATTTGTGCTAGGTCGAGTAACGTCTGAATTGCCGTTAAGTTTCCCTCGATAGATGAAGGAGAAGTAGAAATTCTATCCAAGTTATGCTTTACATTGTAAATTGAATTCGTTAAAATATCGGAAATACTACCGGCTTCTATTTCTGCATTAGTTTGTAAAGAATCAATTGCCAAGCTCTTTATCTGGTTGGCTGTATCGATAAAGTAATTGTATGATACTATTCCTAAAATAATTGAAGAAATGAGTATGATGGGAATAATAATGAAAGTCTTATTAAATTTTGATAACCCCAATGCTAGATAACCCCAATGCTAAATTAACTAAAGGATTATTTAATTAAGATTACTCAAACAATATTATTTTCCCAATTGGATTAAATTCTACGTTAGAATTGAATTTTCTTTACCCATAGAACTATTGTTTCTATTATAAAGAAATATTCATTTTTTGAATTAGATTCTTACTTTTTTTGGAAAGAACTCGTAATTCTTCAAAACCAGACATCATTAATTGATTTGATCTTAAAAATCGATAACAACAGAAGTTAGATCAAATATCTACAATATTTTGAATACCTTTTGTATGTGTTAGATGAAAACCAAATAAACCCTGTATGAATGTGATATAGATTTGATCATTGTCAACATATGTGAATAGAGATAAAGACTTACTTAAATTGGTCCATTTCTATCTGTAAGTGTGACAAAATTATTTAGAGCCAAATTGTCTGTTATTATCCATAACATGAATATGAATTCTCTGAACCGTGTTAGGTTCAACTATATTAAACGTATGTGAGTTATGTCAAATAGAAATGTCTTTGTTATCACAATATCTGCTGATTATTATTCCAGGGAATGTAGCTGACATAATTT
Coding sequences:
- a CDS encoding sensor histidine kinase encodes the protein MGLSKFNKTFIIIPIILISSIILGIVSYNYFIDTANQIKSLAIDSLQTNAEIEAGSISDILTNSIYNVKHNLDRISTSPSSIEGNLTAIQTLLDLAQISSHNVTDGYYFLNENGTIATYSEIDKGIFPDFKGINLSHRDYFQVPKQNGSFFISTVLDSNDNVPRMYISTPVFEIDPTQRQEIIEAGGFAGVPDSVQNITLSSFKGVVVSAIAAEKLGKFLEDLVHPKFNGDISFLDRNGTIIHTTNQTYLGKNYFGTDFQEYLESVLKDKEKEFNEIINVAFSSQSGVEQFDFENTSTTIAYESVWGPQISNNDFNYRVGTLFITVPNTLAEDVASLVENQTIASFTIIGVIIAISLITAILLLRWNRFLNDAIKQKTRELRETIEKLRKANEELKSHDIMQKEFINVAAHELRTPTQGITGNLELIEMIHLPSLLGDQSKNLSSIKLELQRIVKDDNNIRSFINGLVSIYRNTQRLEKLVDDILDTSRIESNRLKLQKEHFNLNEKIRNVIKDIHGKADLNIAYNNSSGQPNILFEPEEDPIAVFADKVRIFEVISNLLNNAIKFSNGQTITISSKKVLKKEIMTYLSTYNHLHLHHLHHHHHKKEGSIETTENPEDEALMAVVSIRDNGKGIDPDIMSRLFTKFATKSEQGTGLGLFISKSIIEAHGGQIWAQNNYDENKGATFSFSLPMG